The Biomphalaria glabrata chromosome 17, xgBioGlab47.1, whole genome shotgun sequence genome segment ATATTGTAATATATAATCTccctatgttgttgttgttttatttagtcaaatgtaaatgttactaaaatatttgacacttcactttgttttatttcaagtcactGTAGTTTCTTAAATAGCTTAAAATTGAGCAGACCAATcttttaataatacaaaatatttcaaaataatctTCTATAAACAATTATACTACAGATCTCTAAATTGAAAGTATTTTGTGTTGAGTAAAATGTCATAACTGGGCCCTTTTAATGACATTACTGCTATTGAATTCAATATAAATTAAAGTAATGCTAAAACCCTTCAGCGTGTTAATGAATGGAGTCCTCTGGATTGATATctagttttcttttcttgatcAGTGGAGATTGGGCCCCCTGCTTGTCAGCACTCCCAACAGATTTCAGTGAGTCTAGAGGCTTGGACTTGTCCCGGTGCAGGATGAGTTCCTCCATCCATTTCTTGACATGCTCTGTAGCAAACTTGTACTTTTCTAACAGGAGAGTAAAATTAAACAACTTGATACTTTATGCTCAGGTAGAAGTAAATCTAGGTTTAAACTCAGAATGCACAAATTACACAAATGTGCTAATGACATTTATATTGACTAAAATTGTTGAgcaagttaaatataaaatactttgaatgaaactgcatcaattattttaaaacaatcatAACTGTACACAATTGCATAATGTCTTGCTATCTTGCATGTTGACAAGAGTCCCATTCATACTTTGTGGGAAGAGCTCCGTTCCACAGATGCCATATTTCTCATTTACAGAAAATGATGCACtgatctacatagatctatatgattaGCAAGagcttgttttttatttggggaaatgcatattttttagaTGATAAACCATACTCGCATATTTTTGTGTCCATTTGCGTACAAAATATGCAAGATACCTACTTGTGCACACTTGGGGAAAGTTAGTGGGGTAGGGTAGGTTTAAGAATTGTATGAACTCTTTAGAATTcaaaatagaaattttaaacttctttaaaaaagtaattgatTGATGTAATTAGCCTGGAGACTAAGATCCACTCAAAATAATCATTGTTCCAACAGCAACTTGGGGTTTCAAGACTTGAAAATCATCCATATAGGTATAAAAAAAGACTAAGCCAGGTTCAGCAGCgatggctgagaaggatcctaggaaTAACTTGCCAAGATCATGCTACCAATAGAAAAATCTTTTCCCACATTGTTACTTGCCCCATAAGTGAATACaagataaaaatacttttaccaaAGTCACCCATAACATGAAAGCAAAAACAGGGCCATGGATTTCTAACACAGAATTGCATCTTCTTAGAAGACAACCTATCTCCTAGGCACTGGAAGCTGAGAAGAGGCTGTAAAAGTCGCCTGTGACAGATTTCTGTGGAGAGAACTTATAGCCCTGTGCTCCAAATGGCATGGGCGGAaataagtctaagtaagtcaaAAAGTAATTTTGTATAATTGTATTCCTGTCCATTACAAGCTATATAGCAATAGTTACCAAGAGTGTGATCAAAAAACTCTTGAAGACTCCTGGGTTTACTCTGTAAATCTTCATACTCATAGGCCTGTACCAGCATTTCAAACTTGTCCAAGTCTTTTACAAACTGAGCTTCTGGGCTTGACTGGTTTTCATATTCCTAGTATGTAATTAATAAAGCATTAAGTCACTTTAAGAACTAGGTATAAGGGTTGGGAAATCCACAATAAACATTATGAAGATAGAAAAAATGTTTCCCCATGttattaatgttattgttattaatgttattaacaTTGACATGgctaaaatattattaacattGACATGGCTAAAATGTTATTAAGATTGACATGGCTTAAATGTTATTAACATTGACATGGCTAAAATGTTATTAACATTGACATGGCTAAAATGTTACTAGCATTGAATAGCAAACAAGTAATCTTTACCAATTACCAAACAGCCTAATAGAGTTGGGTGGCCTCATGGAATTTTGATAATAATAAGATGACCGGGATAAAAGTTGGCAGTGTGTCTTAGGGTCTCCTTGTTCCAGTACATCCTGACCCTGGTTATGAACcaattctatctctctctcaaaaCCCTGTAGTGCAAGATGcgacattttttgaaaatgtgttttaCCGTTTTCTCATCATCTCTGAGAGGCGGCCTCATGAATAAAAGTTCTCTTAAACCCTCCATCCCAGAGTAAGAATGATATCTCAATAATCAGAACAACGAATGTGTTGTTATGTGTTATGTGTTGTTAATCTATTCGTCACTAAAGGAATATATTATTTTCAACCTACCAGCCATAACTGATACATTTCTTTGCCAGCTTCATCAGGCACAAGACTAGTTATGTGTGTTGTTGCTTCCTATAGGAgtagaaattaaaagaaaataagtgCATATGTCACATAGGAAAAACAGACTGAATCaatcaatataataatatactcaGAAAAACTACTCGCAAATAATGTAGCTAAATAATCAAATGTTGCCAAAATGTActcaagttcttttttttttaaatatgacaaACTGTtagattaattaatattaagtACAATGTCATTGAAGCTTCAAGAGGGTGGAGGCCTCCACTTATTAAAATTCAGTACTGATTATATATCATTAATAAGTTTGGGCTTTTTGGCAgcactatttttttgtttgctatttTGTCGGGTAACAATCTTAAATGGTTTTCCTTTGCTAAACATccaaaatttctttctttcaatatgtttttactgagaaagaTGCTTTTAAAGAGTGGAGGCTTTAATAGTCACTATTTTctttaga includes the following:
- the LOC106055569 gene encoding 5'-deoxynucleotidase HDDC2-like isoform X2 — encoded protein: MSSNCSKFFEYMRLIGQLKVERTGWVRKGVKNPESVAEHSYRMAMAAFALPPNSNLDKDKCIKIALVHDMAESIVGDLTPWCGVSKEEKSKKEKEATTHITSLVPDEAGKEMYQLWLEYENQSSPEAQFVKDLDKFEMLVQAYEYEDLQSKPRSLQEFFDHTLEKYKFATEHVKKWMEELILHRDKSKPLDSLKSVGSADKQGAQSPLIKKRKLDINPEDSIH
- the LOC106055569 gene encoding 5'-deoxynucleotidase HDDC2-like isoform X1 — protein: MSSNCSKFFEYMRLIGQLKQVERTGWVRKGVKNPESVAEHSYRMAMAAFALPPNSNLDKDKCIKIALVHDMAESIVGDLTPWCGVSKEEKSKKEKEATTHITSLVPDEAGKEMYQLWLEYENQSSPEAQFVKDLDKFEMLVQAYEYEDLQSKPRSLQEFFDHTLEKYKFATEHVKKWMEELILHRDKSKPLDSLKSVGSADKQGAQSPLIKKRKLDINPEDSIH